A stretch of DNA from Yoonia sp. G8-12:
AAGCCGCCTTTGCAGACTGGGGCGTGGACACCGAAACCGCCCTAGGTCGGTTGGCCGACATCCCGATCTCCATGCACTGCTGGCAAGGGGACGACGTGGTCGGATTTGAGACCAAAACAGGTAGCTCCGGTGGCGGTATTCAAGCAACTGGCAACCATCCCGGTCGCGCCCGCACTCCTGACGAGCTACGCGCCGATCTTGAGTTTTCCTACTCAATGATCCCTGGCAAACACCGGCTGAACCTGCATGCTTTTTACCTCGATACCGACCAGACCCCTGACAGGGACGAGATTGAATACAGCCACTTCGCACCTTGGGTCGATTGGGCGAAGGACCAAAGCCTAGGCCTTGATTTCAACCCAACGTTCTTTGCGCACGAAAAGGCAGATGACAATCTGACACTTAGCCATCCCGATCAAGGCATTCGCGATTTCTGGATCGAACATGGCAAACGCTCACGTGACATCGCGGCCCAAATGGGGGCCGCGCTTGGCACTCCATGTGTCAACAACATCTGGGTGCCCGACGGCTACAAAGACACGCCCGTGGACCGCATGGCGCCACGCCAACGGCTGGAAAATTCGCTCGACGCGATGATGGCCACGCAACACGACAAAGCGCAAATGCTTGATGCCGTCGAAAGCAAATTGTTCGGGATCGGTGTTGAGGCCTGCACTGTCGGCAGTCACGAATTCTACATGGGTTACGCGATCCGCAAGGGAACCTTACTCTGCCTCGACATGGGGCATTTCCACCCGACCGAAAACGTTGCCGACAAACTCAGCTCGGTTGCCTTGTCCGTCGACGAAATCCTGCTCCACGTCAGCCGCCCAATGCGTTGGGACAGCGACCACGTGATCCTTTTGGATGACGCAATCATGCAGATGGCACAAGAATTGGTGAGCGCCGATCTGTTGGGACGCACCCATATCGGGCTTGACTTCTTTGACGCAACGATCAGCCGGACTGCAGCTTGGGTCATCGGAACGCGCAACATGCAGAAGGCTCTTTTACGCGCGCTACTGGCACCATGGGACGGTCTAAAGTCAGCAGAAAACAAGCTCGACTTTACGAGCCGTCTGGTTGTCACAGAAGAAATCAAGGACTTGCCATACGCAACCGTCTGGGCAGAGTTCTGCGACAGGATGGGAGTTCCGTGTGGCCAATCTCTTGTCTCAGACCTTAACCGATACCAAGCAAGTGTCGCCGGTCGAAACTGAGAAAGCCGTAATCCAACATATTTAGTGATTTTGTGCGGCAGCTTTAGTTCATGGTGCCGACAATCGAGACAAGCCATCCTTCGATCGCTTTGCCCTGCATGCCGGACATCGTTTCCCCAATTTCTTGCTGTTGTAGGTGAATGTCCGCTATGCAGGCTGCTGCCGCAGCATTGCTACGGCATGACGAACAGCAGGTTTGGGCCGGAAGTGACAGCGCAACTCGAGGGCATTCGATCGCGAAAGCAAAATTAGCAAAGCGACATCACACATCCGATGCCTAGTCTATGCTTGCGCTTAGGTTGTGACGGTACCGCATAGGAACAGACCACTTAGGAACAGATGGGACCAATGAGTAATAGTACGCTAACTGGTCATCGTCTCCGATCGCTCTATCGTCAAATAAAGCGAAATAATGATGGAGATTAAGAATGCCGCAACCAGCAGAGCGTCCAGGAAATCGATTGATGGATCGCCCCGAGTATGCATCAAAGCAGAAACCTCTCACACGGCCGGCCGAAACAACTGTACTGGATGCTGTTTCGGCAATGTCAGAAAAGAACTACGGCTCGGTGATTGTGATTGATGCAGACGATAAAGTGATCGGTGTCGTGACGGAGCGAGACGTCATGAACAAATTGGTCGGCAAGGGTCTGGATCCAAAGACTACCATCCTCTCAGATATCATGACCGACAATCCACGGCTTGCTCGCGAAACCGATGATCTTGTCGATTGGCTTCGGATCATGTCGAACGAGCGATTTCGTCGTCTGCCTGTCGTTGACGCCGATGGGCGGATC
This window harbors:
- a CDS encoding L-rhamnose isomerase, with protein sequence MSYNSAKAAFADWGVDTETALGRLADIPISMHCWQGDDVVGFETKTGSSGGGIQATGNHPGRARTPDELRADLEFSYSMIPGKHRLNLHAFYLDTDQTPDRDEIEYSHFAPWVDWAKDQSLGLDFNPTFFAHEKADDNLTLSHPDQGIRDFWIEHGKRSRDIAAQMGAALGTPCVNNIWVPDGYKDTPVDRMAPRQRLENSLDAMMATQHDKAQMLDAVESKLFGIGVEACTVGSHEFYMGYAIRKGTLLCLDMGHFHPTENVADKLSSVALSVDEILLHVSRPMRWDSDHVILLDDAIMQMAQELVSADLLGRTHIGLDFFDATISRTAAWVIGTRNMQKALLRALLAPWDGLKSAENKLDFTSRLVVTEEIKDLPYATVWAEFCDRMGVPCGQSLVSDLNRYQASVAGRN
- a CDS encoding CBS domain-containing protein; the encoded protein is MPQPAERPGNRLMDRPEYASKQKPLTRPAETTVLDAVSAMSEKNYGSVIVIDADDKVIGVVTERDVMNKLVGKGLDPKTTILSDIMTDNPRLARETDDLVDWLRIMSNERFRRLPVVDADGRIKAVFTQGDFVSYTWPDLMYQMKTIATATVTKNWPLFLIGGGVALYSIVMVVVLGAMR